The Sporosarcina luteola genome contains a region encoding:
- a CDS encoding DUF2929 family protein, whose protein sequence is MKYIMAFVWSFLLVTMVNYVAGSIAGMAFDFRAGLVASIVLAVIILCITAITPDGEVADY, encoded by the coding sequence ATGAAATACATCATGGCATTTGTTTGGTCTTTTCTACTTGTAACGATGGTTAACTATGTAGCAGGTTCAATCGCCGGTATGGCTTTCGACTTCAGAGCGGGACTTGTCGCTTCGATCGTCTTGGCAGTCATCATCCTTTGCATTACTGCAATCACTCCAGACGGAGAAGTCGCAGATTATTGA